gaacattgcaggaaagtttgtgatttaATCCTACGTCTCaacacatgcaacacacctcaacctCCGCCACATTTCGACATGCATGTGGTTGCCCGTTCAACGCTGCTTACAGCTTTACTTTCTCGTTTTATGCATATTTGTTGCcgtagtatatatttttttggtgccattttgtgttttctgtttttttgtatgtttttactgcagttttctgtcttttttgtatattcttattgttgtttttttgtttgatgagccatcctgtgtgtttttggagtaattgtcaAACGCCAGTGACACCAGTCCtcaaacagaaaaaccagaagTTCCAAAGATGTATCGTTTAATATGAAGCAGACATTTGAAGTAACAGTGAAACTACACACTACTGTACgacactgatgtgtgtgtgtgtgtgtgtgtgaacaacacaaacactctgAAGTCCTTGACACAGTCAACATGTAGGTTTCTAAAACCAGTGCAGGAGCTGGTGGTGGTGCAGTGGTTTAGTTTGTTCTGGTGTGAGTTCAGTGGAGAACGTGAGGCGTTAAAAGCTCACAGACGACAGGAACAGGACCGACTAAAGCTGCATTGAAGTATCAACGTGAGGCTGTCAGACTTGGCCTCAGCATTCCTTTGAAGACGCGCATCTTTCCAGCACCGCTGAGGTCAAAGATGTAATCTGACGTGACGTAGGGTTTCTCTCCCTCCAGCCCGACCTGAGACACAAACCAAGTGAGTCTGAGGAAACACAGGGTTTCCCACACATTCATGTATTTGTGGCAGCCCACCACAAATAGATTTTGACACTGTTTGTCCTCGCTGTGTGTATGTAGCATGTCATTACAACTCCTGTACATTTGGGCTgcatctgaatagtccctcctatctcctttcctatctcctCTCCTATAACCCagtggatgatgtcacagggttaaAAAAAGGAGCTAGGAAACGGCGAtcactttgttttgacaatcagacgcacttcctcTAGGAGTCTGCAGtggttcctcgtagcctggtagcctcttttcctttaatttacatccaaaccttgtgatatttgagattacaTCAGcaaaaagtgttataaatgtgcttttagtccattttcagaaatgtgtagttttttaccacggcagacgtcactaacttTCGCCACCatcggattattacgtcacctaatggaagtgtgtctgattgtcaatacaacgtgatggccttttccctaactccttttaggaagtctcctaacacctttccttaaccctgtgacatcatccacggggttacggaaaagtggataggaaaggataggagggaatatttagACGAAGCCTGGGTGTGGGTGTGGCCTAAGGTCTGACCTGAGCTGTGAGGACACAGGAAGGCAACGTTACGGCCCCCAGGAGGAGACAGTTGACCTTCCTGAGGATGGACGGGTCGATGGGCGTCAGTAGAAAATATAAACCTCGCTCCACGTCGATGCCTCGTAGAACGCCTGAAACACACGGACAGAGAGATGGTGTCGTTGTTTTTGGTGAATCTTGGTTTTAAAAAGTTTGGATTGATCGTGACACGCACCGAACCCGACACAGGGACAGATTGGAGCCTGGGACAGAAGGACTGGACCTCGTCTACTCTCCACCTTCTCAGCCAGGCAGCACAGACCCACCAAGGAGGCGTTAGAGGCATAGAACATGTGAGAAGGTTCCACCTCACAGTGAAGAACACCTAAAGCTACGGCCATGTAGGGAACCTGTGAGTTGGATTGAGAACATTAGAACATCAGATGTCAATTAAAATCTGCTTCACAGGTTCTGACAGGTTCAAAATGTAAGATATCCATGTACTAAACtcattgaaaaattgaaaacgAAACAGGAAAGTGTAATGTGACTCAGTAAACTCTGCTGAAGATTTGAGGAaactttgaaatggaaaattggAGACAATGTTGTTCTTTTGTCCTCAAACCAGGGATTTCCAACCTTGTGAAAGGTTGGAAGAGCAAGGTTAGCTCAGTTAGCCTGAACTGGTACGTATTGAGCGTACCTGGTATGGCGTGAGGCTGTGCAGAGCTCTAACTGGTCCAGGGTCATCTGACTGCAGCTGGCTCAGGTATCCCAGCATGGAGAGCTCCCTCTGCTCATTGGTGCGCTGGTGTTTCCTGTAAAAACACGTCGTACACATGTCAGATTCTGTTGCATGGGGCTCGTTCTGAGCTCAGACTCACAGAGGGGCTCTTACGCTGTCCCCTGTCGTCCCACGTCCAGAAACTCGGACTGAACCAGGAAGTGGGTGTAGCTCCTGGGCGTGACGGGACTCTCCGTGAACATCTCCAGAGCCGTCTGGGCAGGGGGGCGCGTCTGGTAGCCGTCGGCCGTCCTCACGTAGTCTGAGGTGAGGGCGGGGCACTGGGTGACGCCGCTGTGACACAGCTGGACCACATGAGTGACCGGGAAGAGGCGGATCATGTCCACCAGCAGCTGGAGACCAAATCCTAATGGAAGGGGGGGGGGTTGATCAGTATTAATCCTTCATTTACTATTTTGGCCCACAGCtgactgacctttgacccagcCCATAGTGTTGATGACCAGCGTTCTCTCCTGGCTCTGGGATCGTCTGCGCCATAACGACTTCAGGGACTCCAAGTAGCGATCCAGGTCCGACTCACAGGAGGACTCACCGTAgtagatcatgtgatcaggagtCTGCTGGTGCGTGAACGGAGGACCTGAAGAAAAGTGTCAGTTTAGAACTttcctttaaagaaaaaactacaatgataataaaaacctgtttttttttttaagatgataAGGCACCCTCCACTGTTTAAAATGTAGTTATTACGAGATCTatatctaacaaaacacattattttgcaccatattcatttgactactttacagttttagagcttgTGTTCCTCCATTTTCAAATCacgattgatgatgtcacacagccccactgcctgtaaacattctattgttttctattggagtgaagcattcagcctgatttttagataatttagcagctttttcagtcacttgtgctgcttttagtttctctaaataacataataaaatttaaagataccgatgtaaacctcttttgtttatcgAAAGAGGAATAAAACTGTTGTGACCCGAAAACAATCTGTGACCTCAGGGGGCGACAGCTCCACCTCTGTGTTTTCGTAGCAgaaaatgaagcagagaagaagagctctcctaagggacctttactctcccttcaacagtgtgctgacacgctctggtggctgaagttagcgactgttgaagacacacaaaacctgaggatagaagtccttctGGCTGAGAGTCCTTTGACTCCGTGTGATTTACAAtttcatctcaagtgggccatagatttaattagtaatttcaacattattgtgccctaatttgtacttctacatatacataaaatgcaaaatatgtaagaagccaacaatatccaagcaataagtgtgCCAAATATTATGCCAAAAATTAAgagttttgtaagaattttgatttttttcaacggTTTACCatataaaaattactgcaatcatgtgatataatcacCGGGAGAAACTGTGAgcatctgcaaatattgttgagtttcatttacacaatgattcatgttttcgctgtcatttttactttctcctgagggcagaattggatgctccagATCCAAAAGACCAGATTTGGCACCTGGGGCCATGACTTTGACACGAGTTAGATTAGAGAAACCAAAAGCAGCATTtagactgaaaaagctgctaaacgatctaaaaatcaggctgaatgtttcactgtgatagaaaacaatgaaatgtttacaggcagtgcggccgtgtgacatcatcaatcatgtgatttcaaaatggaggaacacaagctctaaaactgtaaagtagtcccatttttaaatgcaattaaacaaatatgttgcataataatgtgtttgttaggcatagatctaatAATGAGAACCTTTTGAGGATTTTAGGTCACGTTTATAAAATCagtggaggattcctttaaAGACACAAAGTTTGCTTTTACCCAGCAGAGGATCGGTGACGGTCGTCAAAGACAAGCAGCCGGACGGTGTGAACTCCGTTTGACCGAGGTCAGCCTCCAGGTAGTCAACGCTGGCCGTGCTGTGGAGAGGCCACACCCACTGCTGTTACACATGTCTACATCTGCTActgttacatgtaaaaaaaaaacaataaaatgtgtgaaactCACTGGTTCAACAGGGTGTTGATGAGGAAACGATTAAACGTCGACTTGCCCACATTCTTCGCCCCGCACACAAGAATGACTGCACATCCGTCCATGTCTCCTgtggacacaaaaaaaaacggCCTTTTCACTAACGAGACGTGacgcaaaacaacaataaaaataaaaatgtgcttaTTACGTTAAAACGAGGAGTTAAAATGACTTTATCAGCGTGTTGAAAGCATTTAAAGCTGTTGagattatactttttttttctatcagataaagACTTAGTGTCAGCCCCATAGATCAatttaataaaagaaataaaagcagagagcaaaaaaagtcaattcaatttaattaatatttcaatTCAATAATATAGCCTCGTGCATGTTCGTCCATCAGCAAAGTTTGGCTCTAAAACACAGAATGAAAACTTTTCCAGATGTAAGTATGATAGAACGTACCTCTGCAAGCACCGACCACTGTGTTCA
This portion of the Gouania willdenowi chromosome 7, fGouWil2.1, whole genome shotgun sequence genome encodes:
- the nol9 gene encoding polynucleotide 5'-hydroxyl-kinase NOL9 gives rise to the protein MKVNKPPQVKGKSQKWKDVRGRRSRPPVTSSDLTSSPVPAAAIKKHKVSVNRKPSVKRLKKAPKPVVDRGSNSTDPGFRKPPAQANGSSTLALENESIDWQEWKEYSSSVYGNGVEETQENTEEAPGGRLEGEALHHCAQRGDGKNHVVLVMQKEQTLCFRGKCFLTCLYGRVEVMGFTIEEGQQSYPLYSPASHSPLNIRCLESPAVARDDRAEASLILQQYLLPASRKKLLKKVRPNSSIILLEPIETPLTRFLSSFSELSKLFSPPISELLWAVLDTPLNGLGVIPLSSSVEGMKISKSVNDALNTVVGACRGDMDGCAVILVCGAKNVGKSTFNRFLINTLLNHTASVDYLEADLGQTEFTPSGCLSLTTVTDPLLGPPFTHQQTPDHMIYYGESSCESDLDRYLESLKSLWRRRSQSQERTLVINTMGWVKGFGLQLLVDMIRLFPVTHVVQLCHSGVTQCPALTSDYVRTADGYQTRPPAQTALEMFTESPVTPRSYTHFLVQSEFLDVGRQGTAKHQRTNEQRELSMLGYLSQLQSDDPGPVRALHSLTPYQVPYMAVALGVLHCEVEPSHMFYASNASLVGLCCLAEKVESRRGPVLLSQAPICPCVGFGVLRGIDVERGLYFLLTPIDPSILRKVNCLLLGAVTLPSCVLTAQVGLEGEKPYVTSDYIFDLSGAGKMRVFKGMLRPSLTASR